The Methanoregula sp. UBA64 genome contains the following window.
ATTTCAGAACGCAGGTATGCAGAGGAAGCCCTTGCGCTGGCAAATAAAAAACTCAATCTTTTAAACAGCGTGACCAGGCACGACGTAAATAATAAACTCCTTACCCTTGAAGGGTATCTTCAGCTGGCATCCGGCAATCCTGATACCCCTCCGGCAGTCCGGACGTTTCTTAAAAAAAGTCTCGATTCCACATCACATATCGAGGAACTTATTGCATTTACCCGGTACTATCAGGACCTGGGTATGCGTCATCCCGACTGGCACAATGCCACTGAAGAGATCCTTGGCGCAGCAGCTCATATTTCTCATGAAGGAGTTGTTGTGAGGGCAGATCTGGGCGGACTCCTGATATATACGGATCCTCTCATTCAAAAGGTCTTTTACAACCTCATCGACAATGCGCTCCGTCATGGAGAACACGTTACCGAGATCTCGTTTACCCTCATACATGAACAAAACGGTTTCGTGATTATCTGCACGGATAATGGAACCGGCATTCCGGCTGACGAGAAAGAGAGGGTTTTCGAACGAGGCGTTGGGAAAAATACCGGTCTTGGCCTTTTTTTGATCCGGGAGATCCTTTCGATTACCGGGATTACCATCCGGGAGACGGGCACATTCGGGAAGGGGTGCAGGTTTGAGATTCAGATCCCGCAGAAGGTAGGAAGGATTGCGGAAAAGGACTCTGGAGAGGGTTCCTCATTACAGGGTTCCCCGCATACCACGGGTAAGAAATAACCCGTTTTTTGTTTTCCAAAAA
Protein-coding sequences here:
- a CDS encoding sensor histidine kinase gives rise to the protein MRELDNLGNIWRDIQERLSPEERRDLERTLTAATDAVAFLETKYIDALRDREVVHSLLEKTSADLVRRYQTTFEYSGTAMMVLERDGRISLANSHAKRMLGYSAEEIGSSPRIFQFTDASLEEKIRLFLQKTNPAGDSPSLQLEGQVTRSNGEMVSVTGTLGRFPETGQCILSLLDISERRYAEEALALANKKLNLLNSVTRHDVNNKLLTLEGYLQLASGNPDTPPAVRTFLKKSLDSTSHIEELIAFTRYYQDLGMRHPDWHNATEEILGAAAHISHEGVVVRADLGGLLIYTDPLIQKVFYNLIDNALRHGEHVTEISFTLIHEQNGFVIICTDNGTGIPADEKERVFERGVGKNTGLGLFLIREILSITGITIRETGTFGKGCRFEIQIPQKVGRIAEKDSGEGSSLQGSPHTTGKK